TAGTGTTCGGGCGACCCAAGACATATGGAGCATGGATTAAGCTACCTTCAGAATCGTGCAGGGATACGGTTCGTGGGAATGCGATACTCCCGGATCCGTAAGATGTGCTTGGGCTGAGTCGTCGTAGTGGCCTTCAGGCGGACGGCCACGCGCGGCAGGGAACGACTCGCGGCGGTCGTAAACGTCGTCCAGCTCAGCGGCGCGAATCGCAACCCGACCAGGCGGGAATGTTTATAGGGCGATTATGCGCTCAGCTTCCGTTTCGAAATCCGTCCTGGGAATCGAGAATATGGCAAATCGCATCACCAACTACACCTGGCTCGATCCGCAGCGGCGGATCGAACGCGCGCAAGAAATATTTGACTTCTGTAGCGCGATCATCCGCATCCACGGAGAGTCGGGTGAACCTGACGGGACCGAGTTGCATGTGATGCGACTCACTCAGGCCGCGGCCGGCGAACTTCTGCAGCAGGAAAACCGTTCGCAAACGAGTGTGTAGCATCTGCCAGATCGGCGTACGCTCCGACGCCTTATCGTCGGTCTGCCGCAGCAGGGCGATCTTCAGGCAATGGCTCGATTGCGGTTGCCGATGATTCGCCGCTTCGATCCGTGTGACCAAGATTCCAGAGTCGGACGTATGATGGTCGGTGTTCGGCCGTGACTGCCGCCCCTAACATCTGGCCGTCAGCGGAAAACGCCGCGCAGGAGACTGTTCCATCTCCGCTAACGAGTGCGGCAATTTTTCGCTGTGTCAACAAGTCCCACAGCCAAAGTGCCCCGTCTTTGCCCCCTGTCACCAGCATCTGACCTTTGGGCGAGAAGGCAATCGTGCTGATTTCTGCATCGTGCGCCGGCAGCCGTCGCAGGTCTAGTGTCTGCGAATTCCAGAGTAACAAATCGTCTGCGTCGTTAGCGGCAATCAGCGCTCCGCCCGGTTGGAAGGCCAATCGGTACGCTTCTCCGACCAGCACCACAGGATCTGCCGTCGACACGAGCGTTTCTGCATCCCACAAGCGTAATTGATTGGCCCCCGCGGTGGCGATTTGGCGACCATTCGATGCAAAGCCGACGGAATAAAGCGAGATTTGCCCGGTGGCTACGGTCGCCACCGTCTGGCCAGTCGCGATATCCCACAGACGCAATTCACCGCCGCGATGCCCCGTCGCCAAACGCGTGCCGTCCGGCGCAAAACCAAGGCTCATCACCTCTGCTGCAGCTCCCTCCAGCTTCCGCAGCACCTGGCCGCTCGTCGTGTCCACGATGTCAATCTGGCATGGATCGTCACACACCGTCGCGGCCAACGTCCCTCGCGGCGCTAGGGCCAGCAAGTCTTGCTGGTCGCGCACCGGTTGCGTTTGCAGTTGATGTCGGACTTTCGTCATCGCCTGATTCCACAGCTGTACCGTCCCGTCAGCCAGGCGTACTACCACCGCGTCCTGCTTTGCGGGAAACGCAATGCCGGCAATGGGCACCCCAAAAGTTCGCTCACTTTGTCGCGACGTTACCCGATCGAAATTCATCAATCGCACGCTGCCATCGCCGCCGCCCAACAGAAAGTCGTTGTTAAGGGGAGATAAACGCACAGTCCATAAACAATCTGCGTTGGTAAACAAAGTGGGGCCAAACCGCTCGCGCACTAAATCGAAGAGTCCGACGACGCCGTCCTTGTTAGAAAACGCCAGCCAATGGTCATCGTGCGAGAAGTCGAGCGCATGGATCCAGCGGATGCCGAAAGGCAGACTGCTAACCCGTTTTCCTACGGCCACGTCCCATAAGCCAATCGCCGCGGGCTGCTGATCCGCCGAAGCCAGCAAAGGACCATGGTGTGCAAATGTTGCTACCACGCACTTTGTTGGATTCATTCCCAAGTCACGCTCGACCGTGCCCGCAGGAATTTGCCAGACCCGAATGTGTCGATCCTCGCAAACCGTTGCCAGCTGGCGTCCGTCGCCGTTAAACGAAATGTCGAGCACGCCAGACGGGTGGAGCAAGGGCGAGGTCGATAACTCCTGCCAATCTTTCGTATCGCGTAGGTGGACTTTGCCATCGAAGCAAGCGAACGCCAGCATCCCGTCGTCCGGAGAAAACGCGACATCGCAAATGTCTAACTTTTCCCGACCGTCGCCCGACATGTCCCCGATTAATTCCCCGGTACGACTATCCCAAATTCGTACGTGGCCATCATCTCCGCCGGATGCCAGCAATAGACCGTTGTGCGAAAACGCCAGGCAGTTGATTTCGTTGCTATGGGCCGAACCCGTGCGAGGCACTCGTAGCACGTTGCGGCTGGCGAGAT
This genomic stretch from Pirellulales bacterium harbors:
- a CDS encoding protein kinase, which codes for MGSDASDTNLDMSHSELRLSELLLEYEASLAADPHCPAPTPPLGLDPHLADQWRRGCALLRQLSRTFASAVPAADASVTNSNSLDLRTLAAQVGDGYKGPEIGTARSVARRSFASTETPTTICVDETKPAEIPRHIGRYSIWRVAGRGGIGVVYRAFDPLLGRMVALKVPRPETLSNADLRRRFLREAEVAGRLCHPGIVTVFEVRGDDSCCYIATEYCEGPTLAAWLRNRAEPLAPRESAELVSALAAAVQHAHSRGVLHRDIKPTNVMLEFSTTSRDQRDSVAGPARLVPKLGDFGMAKLQEQCGEETRYGTVIGTPEYMSPEQAQGRVEDLDATTDVYALGALLYRLLTGRPPFQGATDAATLHRVVYEEPLAPRRVRRDIPPDLEAICLKCLGKLPNERYATAHELAKDLGHFLAGQATIARPLRPWQRLAKWGRRRPAVAALTGTLTLLLFSLLAIALGYNRQLLLSHQREAIALAELQLQADINHRALWAADLAKAWEDMQKNRGAAVRQFFRNYASSSDKPLRETFASRLLQRHFDAGDQILYHHDGPVYAAEFSRDGRSIASAGADGQIRICDLASRNVLRVPRTGSAHSNEINCLAFSHNGLLLASGGDDGHVRIWDSRTGELIGDMSGDGREKLDICDVAFSPDDGMLAFACFDGKVHLRDTKDWQELSTSPLLHPSGVLDISFNGDGRQLATVCEDRHIRVWQIPAGTVERDLGMNPTKCVVATFAHHGPLLASADQQPAAIGLWDVAVGKRVSSLPFGIRWIHALDFSHDDHWLAFSNKDGVVGLFDLVRERFGPTLFTNADCLWTVRLSPLNNDFLLGGGDGSVRLMNFDRVTSRQSERTFGVPIAGIAFPAKQDAVVVRLADGTVQLWNQAMTKVRHQLQTQPVRDQQDLLALAPRGTLAATVCDDPCQIDIVDTTSGQVLRKLEGAAAEVMSLGFAPDGTRLATGHRGGELRLWDIATGQTVATVATGQISLYSVGFASNGRQIATAGANQLRLWDAETLVSTADPVVLVGEAYRLAFQPGGALIAANDADDLLLWNSQTLDLRRLPAHDAEISTIAFSPKGQMLVTGGKDGALWLWDLLTQRKIAALVSGDGTVSCAAFSADGQMLGAAVTAEHRPSYVRLWNLGHTDRSGESSATAIEPLPEDRPAAADRR